In Wolbachia endosymbiont of Aedes albopictus, one DNA window encodes the following:
- a CDS encoding succinate dehydrogenase assembly factor 2, which translates to MTDTSLLRRKLMYRSWHRGCKETDILLGHFALKYLDKFSLSELTEYEKIVDLDDYELYCYITRKTNLPPGLNSQIVNLIACFIEANPLCTQD; encoded by the coding sequence ATGACAGATACCTCACTACTCAGAAGAAAATTGATGTATAGAAGCTGGCATAGGGGTTGCAAAGAAACCGATATACTTTTAGGGCATTTCGCATTGAAATATCTTGATAAATTTTCCTTGAGCGAACTAACCGAATACGAAAAAATAGTTGATCTTGATGATTACGAATTATATTGTTACATAACTCGTAAGACAAACCTCCCTCCTGGCTTAAATAGTCAGATAGTCAATTTAATTGCTTGCTTTATTGAAGCTAATCCTTTATGCACTCAAGATTAG
- the folP gene encoding dihydropteroate synthase, whose translation MIYISVGSNIGNRFSHLQRAAQLLKERYFKDLKSSIILETKAILPDGAPSGWDKPFFNMIVYGSCSSSPEELLKGLKQIECDIGRLQVYEKWAPRVIDLDILLWDDLTLDTPYLRIPHPELINRPFLLHLMAMLNPMDNTPIINKTFGTVAYDIPNIQDCFLKSFTLSPELVGIVNITPDSFSDGGLYYDADQATKQALQLVSDGASIVDLGAQSTRPGSLMQIPEEEYARLKPVLDNLSDYMKAGDIKVSIDSFWPDVILNVLKHYKITWVNDQKGDLDDNTLKAVASSGCSIVIMHSLSIPPHKDNIIPDDTSTINHWAERNINRLLALGFDQSSIIIDPGIGFGKSLYQNIWLLRNIEALQSFGCKVLVGHSRKSFISSFSTEPVFNRDLETIALSSVLHNKVDFLRVHNVCDHMRFFVAQAALQE comes from the coding sequence ATGATTTACATTTCTGTTGGCTCAAATATAGGAAATCGCTTTTCCCATTTACAAAGGGCTGCTCAGTTACTAAAGGAACGCTATTTTAAAGATTTAAAATCTTCGATCATTCTAGAAACTAAGGCAATTTTACCAGATGGTGCTCCATCTGGGTGGGATAAGCCATTTTTCAACATGATTGTCTATGGAAGTTGTTCTTCTTCTCCCGAAGAGCTATTAAAAGGCCTAAAACAAATTGAGTGTGATATTGGCCGCCTGCAGGTCTATGAAAAGTGGGCACCTCGCGTTATTGATTTGGATATTTTGTTATGGGATGATCTAACGCTCGATACACCCTACCTTAGAATTCCTCACCCAGAATTGATAAACAGACCATTTTTGCTTCACTTGATGGCAATGCTGAACCCTATGGATAATACTCCAATAATCAACAAGACGTTCGGTACTGTTGCTTATGATATCCCTAACATTCAAGATTGTTTTTTAAAGAGTTTTACGCTTTCACCAGAGCTTGTAGGTATTGTCAATATTACTCCTGATTCATTTTCAGATGGTGGTCTTTATTATGATGCAGATCAAGCAACCAAGCAGGCACTGCAACTGGTATCAGACGGTGCAAGTATAGTTGATCTTGGTGCTCAATCAACAAGACCTGGATCTTTAATGCAGATCCCAGAGGAAGAGTATGCACGTCTAAAGCCAGTACTTGATAATCTTAGCGATTATATGAAAGCTGGCGATATTAAAGTTAGCATTGATAGTTTCTGGCCAGATGTTATTTTGAATGTTTTAAAACACTACAAAATTACCTGGGTAAACGATCAGAAGGGAGATCTAGATGATAATACCTTAAAAGCAGTTGCTAGCAGTGGATGTAGCATCGTTATTATGCATTCGCTCTCCATACCACCACATAAGGATAACATTATTCCAGATGACACTAGTACCATAAATCATTGGGCAGAAAGGAATATTAATAGATTACTAGCTCTAGGTTTTGATCAAAGTTCAATAATTATTGATCCTGGTATTGGTTTTGGAAAATCTCTATATCAAAATATCTGGCTTTTACGCAATATAGAAGCATTGCAAAGTTTTGGCTGCAAAGTTCTGGTTGGTCATTCTAGAAAGTCATTTATTTCTTCTTTTTCTACAGAACCTGTCTTTAACCGAGATTTAGAAACAATTGCTTTATCATCTGTACTGCACAATAAGGTTGATTTTCTTCGAGTGCATAATGTGTGTGATCACATGCGATTTTTTGTAGCTCAAGCTGCTTTACAGGAATGA
- a CDS encoding 30S ribosomal protein S1: protein MNNNDPVINLPVTIRKLSSNKFIEEICQSQFEDQDNALFEDSFVNKIKEGDVVEGVITRINPNDVVVDIGLKSDGRILIKELGCNDEIIIGSKIRVYVERIEDYHGNVVLSREKAIRDEKWNKLEEDTVTRAEVSGVIKRSIKCGFIVDLGDGISAFLPLSHVDLKQVKDAKHLIETEQKFIVLKMDKKQGNIVVSRKLVLEKLHAGEKIKFLESLNEGDIIEGKIKSITHYGVFVGIHESDVVGVIDGLLHITDISWSRVSHPSAVFACGQTIKVKIIKIDKENAKISLGVKQLEDSPWQDAESKYPVDSVHKGYVTSIEDYGLFVELRPGIEGLVHSSEITWVKSNLPVSSLVTRGQEVYVKILSIDIAKSRMSLSMKRCVDNPWQVFIKKYPPGSIVSGEVKNNTGSYVSIAFNDSEIDENVEGTIYVKDLSWSKNSSDEIKKYNVGDKIEAKVIRANVNRARIYLGIKQIKYDPLEELIKKIKVGDKIQVIVGKREDNGLVVEVENDVTLLIDQEHLPENKKFSISEKIEVEVLGVGEYNIVLSAK, encoded by the coding sequence ATGAATAATAATGATCCAGTTATAAATCTACCGGTTACTATCAGAAAGCTATCATCAAACAAGTTTATAGAAGAGATATGTCAAAGCCAATTTGAGGATCAAGATAATGCCTTGTTTGAAGATTCTTTTGTTAACAAAATTAAAGAAGGAGATGTGGTAGAAGGTGTAATTACAAGAATAAACCCTAACGATGTTGTGGTTGATATTGGTTTAAAGTCTGACGGGAGAATTCTGATCAAGGAACTCGGTTGTAATGATGAGATCATTATTGGCTCGAAAATTAGAGTTTATGTGGAAAGAATTGAAGATTATCATGGTAATGTTGTTCTTAGCCGTGAAAAAGCAATTAGAGACGAGAAATGGAATAAGTTGGAAGAAGATACAGTTACAAGAGCTGAAGTAAGCGGAGTTATTAAACGCTCAATTAAATGTGGTTTTATTGTTGATCTTGGTGACGGAATAAGCGCTTTTTTACCGCTGAGTCATGTGGATTTGAAGCAAGTAAAAGACGCGAAGCACCTTATTGAAACTGAACAAAAGTTCATCGTGCTTAAAATGGATAAGAAGCAAGGTAATATTGTAGTATCAAGAAAGCTGGTGTTAGAAAAATTGCACGCTGGTGAAAAAATTAAATTTTTAGAATCTTTAAATGAAGGCGATATAATAGAAGGAAAAATAAAAAGCATCACTCATTACGGTGTATTTGTCGGTATTCATGAATCAGATGTAGTGGGAGTTATAGATGGATTGCTACATATTACAGATATCTCTTGGAGTAGAGTGAGTCATCCATCTGCAGTTTTTGCTTGTGGCCAGACTATAAAAGTTAAAATCATAAAAATAGATAAGGAAAATGCTAAAATTTCCTTGGGTGTGAAGCAGCTAGAAGATAGCCCTTGGCAAGATGCAGAGTCAAAATATCCAGTTGATAGTGTGCATAAGGGTTATGTAACAAGCATAGAAGATTATGGATTGTTTGTTGAGCTTAGACCTGGAATTGAAGGTTTAGTGCACTCGTCAGAAATAACTTGGGTTAAGAGTAATTTACCAGTTAGTAGTCTCGTAACAAGGGGACAAGAAGTATATGTAAAAATTCTCAGTATTGACATTGCTAAGAGTAGGATGAGTTTAAGCATGAAAAGGTGTGTAGACAACCCTTGGCAAGTATTTATCAAGAAATATCCTCCTGGTTCTATTGTTTCTGGTGAAGTGAAGAATAATACTGGCTCATACGTATCTATTGCTTTCAATGATTCTGAAATAGATGAGAACGTGGAAGGGACAATATATGTGAAAGATTTAAGTTGGTCTAAAAATAGCTCAGATGAGATAAAGAAGTATAATGTAGGTGATAAAATAGAAGCAAAAGTAATAAGGGCTAACGTGAATCGGGCAAGAATTTATCTTGGAATAAAACAAATAAAGTATGATCCTCTTGAAGAACTGATAAAGAAAATTAAGGTAGGCGATAAAATACAGGTTATTGTAGGTAAGAGAGAAGATAATGGACTAGTCGTTGAAGTTGAGAACGATGTAACCCTTCTAATAGATCAAGAGCATTTGCCGGAAAATAAAAAGTTCTCTATATCAGAAAAAATAGAAGTTGAAGTATTGGGTGTTGGAGAATATAACATAGTATTATCTGCTAAGTGA
- the trmB gene encoding tRNA (guanosine(46)-N7)-methyltransferase TrmB, translating into MLFKNSKWIRSFSRRSRLKPDVDEILEKYSIQNSKESIEKIVNSRKRIWVEIGFGNGENMLYQVLNEPDLLFIGCEPYLKGVSRLLTNIKIQHIKNILIWTEDARELIANFPDNSVERFFILFPDPWPKRSHNKRRLINTEFLNLLAEKILITGEIFIATDHQDYAEWIASHIKQCNSLIYREDDFTSYTLTKYHRRALKDQRKVRFFKVSKLLA; encoded by the coding sequence ATGTTATTTAAGAATAGCAAGTGGATTAGATCATTCTCCAGAAGGTCCAGGTTAAAACCGGATGTTGATGAAATATTGGAAAAATATTCTATTCAAAACAGCAAGGAATCTATAGAGAAGATTGTAAATTCACGAAAAAGAATATGGGTAGAAATAGGCTTTGGCAACGGTGAAAATATGCTTTACCAGGTGCTCAATGAACCTGATCTATTATTTATAGGATGTGAGCCCTACTTAAAGGGGGTTTCTCGCTTGCTAACAAACATAAAAATACAACACATAAAAAACATTTTAATATGGACAGAAGATGCAAGAGAATTGATTGCAAATTTTCCTGACAACAGTGTTGAAAGATTCTTTATCCTCTTTCCAGATCCATGGCCAAAAAGAAGTCACAATAAAAGACGATTAATTAATACGGAATTTTTAAATTTATTAGCAGAAAAAATACTTATAACAGGAGAAATATTCATTGCAACCGATCATCAGGACTATGCAGAGTGGATAGCATCACATATAAAGCAGTGTAACTCTTTGATCTATAGGGAAGACGATTTCACAAGTTATACTCTTACAAAATACCACAGAAGAGCGCTCAAAGATCAGCGTAAAGTGAGGTTCTTTAAAGTAAGTAAACTTCTTGCATAA
- the rseP gene encoding RIP metalloprotease RseP gives MELISNFIHQFGNGIYCFLSFALIISVIVFVHEYGHYVVAKACKVKVESFSIGFGPEIFGFNDKSGTRWKLSAVPLGGYVKMLGDTNAASVPADQKELTEEEKLYSFHTKPRYKKAAVIFAGPFANMILAVIAFTIFFSTAGYYRTPPVIRDVIEGSAAKQAGLLPGDTITQINEHKIKYFEDISRVIMSNPKTRMEIKYSRNNEERRTSLTPLTIESRDVFGNVIERETIGIISVNTLKQSSFLGAVSLSVSETYHTMCLTIKAIFQIIVGKRSASEIGGPIKIAKYSGQSAKKGFIMVVYLMAIISANLAAINLLPIPLLDGGHLFRYIIEAVIRRDLSLKYQKYEATFGAFILFLLMAIAISNDIRSLF, from the coding sequence GTGGAGTTAATTTCGAATTTCATTCATCAGTTTGGCAATGGAATATATTGTTTTTTGTCATTTGCCTTAATCATTTCTGTTATAGTGTTTGTGCATGAATACGGGCATTATGTTGTTGCCAAAGCATGCAAAGTTAAAGTTGAATCTTTTTCTATAGGTTTTGGTCCTGAAATTTTTGGTTTTAACGATAAGTCTGGAACTAGATGGAAATTAAGCGCTGTTCCATTGGGTGGTTATGTTAAAATGTTAGGGGATACTAATGCAGCGAGTGTCCCAGCTGATCAAAAAGAATTAACTGAAGAAGAAAAGTTGTATTCATTTCATACAAAACCGCGGTATAAAAAAGCAGCAGTGATTTTTGCAGGACCTTTTGCAAATATGATACTTGCTGTTATAGCTTTTACAATATTTTTTAGCACGGCAGGTTATTACCGCACTCCACCGGTGATTAGGGATGTAATTGAAGGAAGTGCAGCCAAACAAGCTGGCCTATTACCAGGTGACACTATTACACAAATCAATGAGCATAAAATAAAATACTTTGAAGATATTTCACGTGTGATAATGTCGAACCCCAAGACGAGAATGGAAATTAAATATAGCAGAAATAATGAGGAGCGTAGAACTAGCCTGACTCCATTGACAATTGAGAGTAGAGATGTTTTTGGCAACGTAATAGAAAGAGAAACTATAGGGATTATTTCAGTCAATACATTAAAGCAGTCATCTTTTCTTGGGGCTGTGAGCTTATCAGTCAGTGAAACTTACCACACTATGTGCTTAACGATCAAAGCTATCTTTCAAATTATCGTTGGTAAGAGAAGTGCAAGTGAAATAGGTGGACCAATAAAAATTGCAAAATATTCAGGGCAATCAGCCAAAAAAGGATTTATTATGGTTGTGTATCTCATGGCAATTATTTCAGCTAATTTAGCTGCGATTAACTTGCTACCAATTCCGCTACTGGATGGTGGGCATTTATTTCGTTATATTATAGAAGCAGTTATACGTAGAGATTTAAGTTTGAAATATCAAAAATATGAGGCTACCTTTGGTGCTTTCATTTTGTTCTTGCTGATGGCAATTGCAATTTCGAATGATATTAGGAGTCTTTTTTAA
- a CDS encoding cell division protein ZapA produces MQVVEIVIRNNTYKISCETGKKSHLLRLANSFDKLVGSVSQKTGGKGSDALNFLLAALILEDKILELTKRLDEANQEREKYRNEKRIEYIEVLDKVNKIITNLECIKD; encoded by the coding sequence ATGCAAGTAGTAGAAATTGTTATACGTAATAACACATACAAAATATCTTGCGAAACTGGGAAGAAGAGCCATTTATTACGTCTTGCTAATAGTTTTGACAAGCTAGTTGGTTCTGTATCTCAAAAAACTGGAGGTAAGGGTTCGGATGCATTAAATTTCTTACTTGCAGCGCTAATTCTTGAGGATAAAATTTTAGAATTAACAAAGCGGTTGGATGAAGCAAATCAAGAGCGCGAAAAGTATAGAAACGAGAAAAGAATAGAATATATTGAGGTACTAGATAAGGTAAATAAGATTATCACTAATCTTGAGTGCATAAAGGATTAG
- a CDS encoding putative folate metabolism gamma-glutamate ligase, whose amino-acid sequence MYVKAIYTHRIECGEVLEQVLDRYVSELLREEVVLAITSKIISVCQKQVVCKTSCSKEELIKREADAIVDVDHNPYSICLTIKDNILIPSAGIDESNGNEVYILYPKDVQKTALSIWNYLKTKHCIKHLGILITDSNVTPMRRGVTGVALGWCGFEPLYSYIGKPDLYNQSLQVTQVNLLDALATSAVLVMGEGAEQTPMAIISGAPKVHFLTRPPTTKEEKSVKISMKKDLYSPLLMGARWLKRNLKICY is encoded by the coding sequence ATGTATGTTAAAGCAATTTATACCCACCGCATTGAATGTGGAGAAGTATTAGAGCAGGTTCTTGATCGCTATGTTTCAGAGTTGCTAAGAGAGGAAGTTGTTCTTGCTATCACATCGAAAATCATTTCCGTTTGTCAAAAACAAGTAGTTTGCAAAACTTCTTGTTCTAAAGAAGAGCTAATCAAAAGAGAAGCTGATGCAATTGTTGATGTGGACCACAATCCTTATAGTATCTGTTTAACGATTAAAGATAATATCTTAATTCCATCTGCTGGTATTGATGAATCAAATGGTAATGAGGTGTATATTCTATATCCAAAAGATGTTCAAAAAACAGCTCTATCAATATGGAACTATCTCAAGACAAAACACTGCATAAAACATCTTGGTATTTTGATTACAGATAGTAATGTAACACCTATGCGTCGTGGGGTTACGGGCGTTGCTCTTGGTTGGTGTGGATTTGAACCACTTTATTCCTATATAGGCAAGCCAGATCTTTATAATCAATCACTGCAAGTAACACAAGTCAATCTTCTTGATGCACTGGCAACATCTGCTGTTTTAGTTATGGGAGAAGGGGCAGAGCAAACACCAATGGCAATAATTAGTGGTGCACCAAAGGTTCACTTTCTTACTCGTCCGCCAACTACAAAAGAAGAAAAAAGTGTTAAGATATCTATGAAAAAGGATCTTTACTCTCCCCTCCTCATGGGAGCCCGTTGGTTAAAGAGGAACTTAAAAATTTGCTATTAG
- a CDS encoding dihydrofolate reductase, with translation MKIIGIMAVDPKGVIGINNGLPWRYPSELDHFRKVTYGQVIVMGRKTFETIPQNILKPIVFSRNKLSPCFNKGIECTIVSSMQEFLSIQGNWSYPQIFVVGGAQIAHLFLEYDLISEFIITEIHRFYKGDVYFNLTLLDGWYKTALAKTKDYTICRLTRDKDGRKNCEAH, from the coding sequence ATGAAGATTATCGGAATTATGGCTGTTGATCCCAAGGGGGTGATTGGAATAAATAATGGATTGCCCTGGCGTTATCCAAGTGAGTTAGATCACTTTCGTAAGGTGACTTACGGGCAAGTTATTGTTATGGGAAGAAAAACATTTGAAACAATACCACAAAACATATTAAAGCCTATTGTTTTTTCTCGTAACAAATTAAGTCCTTGTTTTAATAAAGGCATAGAATGCACTATTGTTTCTTCTATGCAAGAGTTCTTGTCAATCCAAGGTAATTGGAGTTACCCTCAAATCTTTGTGGTTGGTGGAGCACAAATAGCGCACCTTTTTTTGGAGTATGATCTAATTTCAGAGTTTATCATAACAGAAATTCACAGATTTTATAAAGGTGATGTATATTTCAACTTAACACTTCTTGATGGATGGTATAAAACCGCTCTTGCTAAAACAAAAGATTATACTATATGTAGGTTAACACGTGATAAAGATGGAAGAAAAAATTGTGAAGCTCATTAA
- a CDS encoding HU family DNA-binding protein — protein sequence MATKSDIIARVAKRHPFLDKIVIAAIVDRFFGILSSTLKHHNRVEIRGFGSFSVRSYNLKETSYLMLQKFTKNQYFKTYFRSSKKLSDLINE from the coding sequence ATGGCAACAAAGTCTGATATAATAGCGAGGGTAGCAAAAAGACATCCTTTTTTAGATAAGATTGTTATAGCAGCTATAGTTGATAGATTTTTTGGGATACTTTCAAGCACATTGAAGCATCATAATAGAGTTGAAATTAGGGGGTTTGGTTCTTTTTCAGTTAGAAGTTATAACTTGAAAGAAACAAGCTATTTAATGTTACAGAAGTTTACAAAGAATCAATACTTTAAAACATATTTTCGTAGCAGTAAAAAATTATCTGATTTGATAAATGAATAA